In Brettanomyces nanus chromosome 3, complete sequence, a single genomic region encodes these proteins:
- the ADE13 gene encoding adenylosuccinase ade13 (BUSCO:EOG09341JAA): protein MIKRMTSDNDIYLTPLSSRYASKEMSQIFSMRNRYSTWRKLWYNLAKAEQLMGLDVITDEALEQMSQHFIITDEEIDAAKKEEARVRHDVMAHVHVFGETCPAAAGIIHLGATSCFVTDNADLIFLRDAYDLLIEKLVNVIDRLAKFAFEYKDMPTLGWTHFQPAQLTTVGKRACLWLQELLWDLRNFQRARDDIGLRGAKGTTGTQASFLSLFHGDDAKVEAMDKKVVELLGFKHAYPVTGQTYSRKIDIDVLHPLASLGATCHKMATDIRLLAHMKEMEEPFEKSQIGSSAMAYKRNPMRCERVCSLSRHLSALFQDAFNTASVQWFERTLDDSAIRRISLPEAFLTADILLSTLINITSGLVVYPKVIEKRIRSEIPFMATENIIMAMVEKGESRQECHEQVRVLSQQASAVVKQEGGENDLIERIKRTDYFKPIWGDLEKLLDPTTFIGRAPRQVEKFVGEDVKEALSPYRQLINSEEVKLAV, encoded by the coding sequence AAAAGGATGACATCTGACAACGACATCTATTTGACGCCGCTTTCTTCACGGTATGCCTCGAAGGAGATGTCCCAGATCTTCTCAATGAGAAATAGATACTCTACATGGAGAAAGCTCTGGTACAACTTGGCCAAGGCCGAGCAATTAATGGGCCTTGACGTGATCACAGACGAAGCTCTCGAGCAAATGTCTCAGCATTTTATCATCACTGatgaggagattgatgctgctaagaaagaagaggcCCGTGTGAGACATGATGTAATGGCCCACGTGCACGTATTTGGAGAGACGTGTCCTGCTGCCGCCGGTATTATTCATTTAGGTGCTACTTCATGCTTTGTCACTGATAACGCTGACCTAATTTTCCTCAGAGATGCTTATGACTTGCTTATTGAAAAGCTAGTCAACGTCATTGATCGTTTGGCCAAGTTTGCATTCGAGTACAAGGATATGCCAACGTTAGGATGGACGCATTTTCAACCTGCACAATTGACTACGGTGGGGAAAAGAGCATGCCTTTGGTTACAGGAGTTGCTTTGGGACTTGAGAAACTTCCAGAGAGCCAGGGATGATATTGGATTACGTGGTGCCAAAGGAACTACGGGAACGCAGGCGTCGTTTCTGTCATTGTTCCACGGCGATGATGCCAAAGTGGAAGCTATGGACAAAAAAGTGGTGGAATTGTTGGGTTTCAAGCATGCCTATCCTGTAACAGGTCAAACATATTCGAGGAAGATCGACATCGATGTTTTACATCCTTTGGCCTCTCTTGGTGCTACCTGCCATAAGATGGCTACAGATATCCGACTATTGGCCCAtatgaaggagatggaGGAGCCATTCGAGAAGTCGCAGATTGGATCATCAGCAATGGCTTACAAGAGAAATCCAATGAGATGCGAGCGAGTTTGCTCTCTGTCGAGACACTTGAGTGCTCTATTTCAAGATGCTTTTAATACGGCTTCTGTTCAGTGGTTTGAGAGAACGTTGGATGACAGTGCCATTCGTCGTATCTCCTTGCCTGAGGCCTTTCTTACTGCAGATATTTTGTTGAGCACGTTGATAAACATTACTTCAGGATTGGTTGTTTATCCAAAGGTTATTGAGAAGAGAATTAGGTCTGAGATACCATTCATGGCTACGGAAAATATTATTATGGCTATGGTGGAGAAGGGCGAATCTAGACAGGAGTGTCATGAACAAGTCCGTGTTCTTTCTCAACAGGCATCAGCAGTTGTGAAGCAAGAGGGAGGAGAGAACGATTTGATAGAGAGGATTAAAAGGACGGACTATTTCAAGCCTATCTGGGGGGATTTAGAGAAGTTGTTAGATCCAACTACGTTTATTGGACGTGCACCAAGGCAGGTTGAGAAATTCGTTGGAGAGGATGTTAAGGAAGCATTGAGTCCGTACAGACAGCTGATTAACAGCGAAGAGGTCAAGTTGGCCGTTTGA